Below is a genomic region from Flexivirga aerilata.
GCCTCGATGAAGCGCTTGACCGGGCGCCGGTAGGTGCTCGGCACCCAGGTGATGTCGCCGACCGGCTCCTGCGCGGCCAGCGCGGTGACCGACGTGCCGGGCATCCGGCTCATCCAGTAGAGCTCGCGGCGGGGCCGCTGATCGGGCAGCGACACCCACAGCAGGCGGCGCGGGGAGCTCATCGGGTCGCCTCCGCGCGGTCGCGGCGCCCCCGGCGCGCGCCGAGGGCGTAACCGACGGCCTCCAGACTCCGCAGCACCACCATGCCGCCGGCGTGCGCCGGATCGGCGGCGAGCCGTCGCCAGTTGGCGGCATACGCCTTGAGCACGGCGCGGCCCTGCTTGCCGACCGCACCGTCGTGCTGCCCGGCGAAGGCCGGAATGCTGCGCCCGTAGTAGTAGCGCTTGCTCAGCACGTCGCCGACCGTGAGCCGCCCCTCGTCGTGGTCGACGATGATCGGGGCGAGCTCGATGCGCCGGCCCTCGGACCGCATCCGCAGCCTCAGGTCGGCGTCCTCCGGGCCGGACATCGCCAGGTGGAAGCCGCCGTCGCCGAGCAGGTAGTCGCGGCGCACCAGCCGCGGGTTGTGCAGCCAGGGCTGGTCGAGGTAACACTCGCGCTCGAGGGCGCGGCACGCGGTCCAGAAGCCGCTGCCGATGGTGCGCTCGGGCAGCGCGACACCGGTGGCACCCGACCGCAGGGCGGTCGCGACCGCGACCTCGACGCTGCGGGGCGGCAGCACCATGTCGCTGTCCAGCCACAGCACCCACTGGCCGGTCGCCTCCGCGATGCCGAGGTTGCGCTGGGCGGAACGCTCCGGTCCCCCGGTGAACGTCTCGTCGGCGAATTCCCTTGCAATGGAAGCAGTTTCGTCGGTGCTGTGGTTGTCGACCACGATGAGTTCGATGCGCGGGTAGGTCTGCGCCCGCACCGACGCCAGGCATGCGCCGATCGTGCGGGCGTTGTTGCGGGTCGGCACGACCACGCTGACCAGGGGCTCTTCGCTCACGTCGGGTCATCCTCCGGGTGTGTGGACTCGACCGGTGCGGCGATCCGCTCGCGCAGTGCACCGGCCAGGCCGATCACCAGCCCGGCACCGGCAAGATAGTGCGGCCACATGCTCTTGGTCACCCCGTCGGCGCTGATCTGGCCGCGCAGATCGCCGAGCGCGACCAGGTAGACCGCCATCGAGGCCAGCAGCAGCACCGCGCCCGCCGCCTGCAGCCACCAGGACGGCACTGGGCGGCGACGCAGCAGCACGACGACCGCGGCGCCCGCGACCAGGCCGGCCCAGCCGACGAAGAAGCCGCCGAGCAGCACCAGCGTCACCTCGAGCACGGGGCGCGGCAACCGCCCACGGACCCGGGCGAGTATGCCGGGCCGAGCCGCTCCCGCGGCAGTCTCGCGGGAGGCAGCGTGAGCGGGCCGGTGCGCGGGCGCGTGGGCGCGTGCTGCGGCACTGCCCGCCACGGCACCGTCGTCGCGAGCAGTGTCGTCGCCGGCCGTGTTGTCACCGGCAGTGTCGTCGTCCCGCTCGGGACGGCCCGCGCCGCTGCCCCACTTGCGGCGGAAGAACGGGAACACCGCGAGCGCGACCGCGCCGAACACGGTGAAGACGCTCACCCCGAGGGCGATGTCGGCGATCAGCTGCGGGGTGTAGCGGATCTCGATCGTGTACTTGCCGGCCTTCGGCAGACTCCAGCCGGCCGAGTAGCCGTCGACCAGCTGCGCGGGCCCGAGGTCCTTGCCGTTAGCGGTGGCGCGCCAGCCGCCGGCGATGCTCTGCCCGAGCACCACGGTCGCCGGCCCGGAGGTGGTGACCGTGAGCAACTTATGGGTGGCCGAGTCGTCGCGCACGGTGGTGACCGGCTGCGCGGGTTTGGCGGCGGCACGGTCGTAGTCGTCGTCGAACTGCAGCGAGTCGAGGGTGAAGCCGGAGACCGGCTCGATGCGGTGCTGGCCCTTGGTGAGGCGCAGGGTGCCGCAGCCGACCCAGTCGCCACCCTGTGTGGTCGGGCCCTGCAACTGGCCGGCCGGCCGCATCCGCAGCGGCTTGCCGTCGACGGTCGCGACCTGCACGCACCGCGGGTCCTCGGGACCGGCCGCGGCGATGGGGCCGGGCACGATCGCGGGGCCCATCGTCATACCGGTGTCGATCGTCGGGAATTTCGGCGGGATGCCGCCGCGCTTGCCGGCCGTGTCGTCGACGGTCATCCGCACCGTGCTGCCGCGCAGCGGCTTGCCGTCGACCTCGGGCACCGCGATGTCGGTGGTGCCGTCGCGGTCGAGCGTGCCGCTGGCGACGTTCTTGCCGTCGACCGAGATCGTCACGCGGCGGGCGTAGGCGTTGTCCCTGCCGTCCGGGTTGCCGTTGCCGGGCCGCTGGGTGATCCGCACCGAGCTGATCTCGCGCTCCGGGCCGCCGATCTGCCACCATGCATCGGCGAGGTTGCTGCCCGGCTGCCAGGCGGTCGCGCCGTCGGCGTCGGCAGCGGCGGAGGCCCGCACGTCCGGGTTGCTGAAGTAGAAGCCGGAGGACCGCGCGCTCTGCGTCGAGGGGTAGCCCGCGAGCTGGTCGTAGACCGCGTCGAAGGAGCCGGTGACGCGGATGGCCGCGGTGCTGTCGAAGGTGCGGTCGTCGGGCAGGCTGACCTGCCGGCGGAGCGCTGTCTCGGCGTCGTCGCTGGTCGAGGAGCTACCCTGCTGGCGGGTGAGCAGCACGTGCAGCGGGGTGGCGTCGAACTCCGCACGCTGGGCGGGCGTGAGCCCGGCGTAGAGCGCGTCGTAGGTCAGCGGGGTGCGCGCGACCCGGCGCGCGAGCTGGCCGGGCATCTGGATGTCGCTGATCCCGACCAGGTTGTACCCGCCGCCACGGGTCGAATCCACCGTGACCGTCACCGTTTTCGCGGAGACGCCGCCGAGGTCGAAGTCGGCGTAGCCGGCATCGGGCAGCCGCTTGGTGACCGCGTTGCCGCCGGCGCGCACGGTCACCTTGTCGATCCGGCTGGTGCCGACCTGCGCCTGCTTGATCCGCATCGTGTTCAGCCGCACCGGTGCCGGCTGGGTGATGGTCAGCGCGTTGCCGGCACCGCGGTCGAAGTCGCCGAACAGCCACGCGGTGTCCGGGTCACCGTCGAGGGCGTTCTCCGGCACGGCATACGGCAGGTCGAAGAACGCGCCGCCCTGGGAGGTCGCGCTCACGAGCGCGCCGTCGCGCTGGAGAACGGTTTGGTCGGCCGGGTTGTCCCCGAGCGTGCGGGTGGCACCGAGCGGCTGGTCGGCGGCGAGCAGCGCCCCCTCGTTGTTGGCGAGCCGGTTGGTGATCGCGTCCCGCCGGGCGTTGGTGTCGGTGAGCACGAGCGTGTGGTCGCCGCCGAGCGAGGCGGCCAGCTGCGCCGGCGAGAGGTCCTGCGCGTAGCGGAAGGACGGAGTGGCACCGAGCAGGCCGCCAGCCACCATCGCCGGCACCGACCAGCCGTCACCCGCCACCACCAGGGAGTTGTCGGCCGGCTCGACCCGGAGCGACGTGCGGGGGTCGGTGACGGCGTACTGCTGCAACGGTGGCAGCAGCTGCTCGCCCGCGGAGATGGCGTCGGTGTTGCCCGCGAAGACCCACTCACCCTCGCTGCCGAAGTTGCGCACCCCGCGCAGGCCCTTGTCCTCGTTGGTGATGCCGGCCAGCTGGGCGGGCCGCAAACCGCCGGTGTCCTCCCAGATCGTGTCGTGGCGCATCAGCACGGTGTCCGCGCCCAGGTAGCGGGCGTAGGTCGACATCGTGCCCGGCGGCACCACGGAGTTCTGCACGGTGGCGTCCAGCGACTGCAGGAAGTTGCCGCCCGGCGCCGACGCGTTCGGGGTCGTCTCCGGGATCACCACCTGCCGGGTGAAGAGCGAGTTGGCGACGTCGTCCGGCCGGTCGACGGTCCACCGGTAGGCGGGCCGGGTCTGGCCGGGCATGAAGAGCACCCCGGCCCGCGGGTCGCCCTTGTTGATCGACGCGGCGGCGTTCTTCCAATAGGCCGGGATGTCCATCGGCGAGGTGTAGAGCCGGTTGGTGAGCGCCGGCAGCGTCCAGGCGAAGACGAGCAGCGCGGCGAGCGCACCGGTGATCGGTGCGAGCCCCTCGCGGCGCATCAGCCGCGGGGCGACCGCGACGACGCCGGCGGCGATGGCGAGCGCGAACCCGAGGGCGAGCACCGCGCCGACCTTGTTGGTGGTCCGGAACGCGCCCATCGCCGGCAGGTCGAGGAACCACTGGTAGACGTAGCCGAACGGCGACGCCGGGCGCGCCGCCGACGGGAAGACGCCGACCATCAGCACCGCCGCGATCGCCACGCTGAGCGCGGCGAAGATCCGCGCGGCGCCGCGCAGCCAGCGCATCGAGACCAGGGCGAGCGCCGGCCAGAGGATGGTCAGCACCATCACCACCGGGCTGGTCAGGTAGACCGCGTCCTGCGGCACCCACGCCCCGTGGCTGTCCTGCCCGTAGAGCGACCACAGCCCCACCCCGCGCAGCACCTCGGGGTATGACGAGACCTTCGCGATGCCGGTGAGTGTCTCGGACTCACCGACGATCTGGTTGCCGGTCGAGATCGCTCCCGCACCGGGCACCAGCCAGTAGACCGACACCCCGACCACGAACAGCGCGCACCGGCCGAGCACCGCGACCAGGTGCTGCCACGGCGTGCGCCATACCCGCAGGGCGGCCACGCAGATCGGCAGCAGCGCCAGCAGTCCGAACAGCGGCACGACCGCGACGTTCATCCCGCTCATCGCGAAGAACGTCAGCCCGAAGACCGCGGGCCAGGCCCAGTTGCCGGGGCTCCACCAGCGCCCGGCCGCCGGCCGCTGCACGGCGCGGACGAAGACGAGCACGTTCCACGGCAGCAGCGCCATCGGCAGCGCGATCGCGAGGGTGGTGCCGGCCTGCACGGTGTAGGGGTTGGCGAGCATGACCACGCCGGCGGCGAGGCCGCCCCACTGACCGGCCCTCGGCACCAGGCGCCGGGTCAGCCGCGCGGTGCCCCACGCGGTCGCCAGCCACAGCGCGAAGTGGAAGATCTTGAACGTCCACTCCGGCGACAGCCCGATGCCGCGCAGCGCGGCCGTGACGAGCAGCACCGGGACCAGGCCGACGTTGAAGTTGGGCGACCCGAGGTAGGGCGACGACGTCCACGCCGAGAGGTACTGACCGATCATCCGCCCGGGCGCGAGGTAGACCTCGGGCTTGATGTCGGTGTGGAACGAGCCGAGCCCGTTCAGGGCGACGATCAGGGCCAACACGAGGGTCAGCCCGGCAACCGTCAGGCGGTATGCCGTGACAGGTCGGCGCAAGACGGTCGGCTCCCAAGAGACTGGTCGGCAGGGTCGGATCGTGGGCTGAGCCACAAAGTGACGATCAATATAACTGCTGAGTAACCTGAGTCACGTCATGGCTCACCTGTGAGATCCGATCCCGAACGTCAGGCCGCCCGCATCGTGTCCGATCGCCCCCGCCGCAGACCCGCCGTCCGCAAGACGGCACTCGGTGCGCTGCTCGGCATCGCGATGGGCCTTTCCAACGTGCTCGGCTACCTGGTCGTCATGCTGCTGTCGCGGCCGCTCGGGCCGGCGGCGTTCGGCGGCTACACCGCCCTCTCGACATATGGCGTGCTGCTCTCGATCCCGGCCGGTGTCTTCCAGGTGGTGGTCGCGCGCCGGCTGTCCGGCAACGACAGCAACCACACCAACAACAGCACTCACGGCGACACCGGAAACCCCGCGACCTCCGCGATCGGGCCGGCACTGCTGATCGGTGCCGGCTGCTTCGTGCTGACGGCCGCGATCGCGCCGCTGCTCAGCCGCCTGTTCCACCTGCCGTCGGCGGCGCCGGTGCTGCTCGGCGCGATGCTCGTGCCGATGATGGTGACCGGCTGCTTCCAGGGCATGCTGCTCGGCCGGCACCGGCTGCGGGCGCTGTCGGCGCTCTATCTGGTGACCGCGCTGACCCGGGTGGTGGCCGCGGTGGTGTGTGCCGCGCGCGGCTTCGGGGTGACCCAGGTCTTCGCCGCGATGCTCGTCGCGGGCTCGGTGTCGGCGCTGTTCGGGGCGTGGCTGTGCCGGGCCGACCTGCGCTCGCTGCCGATGACCGGCCACGAGCTGGCCGGCGAGATGCTGCGCTCGAACAGCACGCTCGCGGCATACATCGCGCTGACCAACGTCGACGTGCTCTTCGCCCGCCATTTCCTCACCCCGCACGACTCCGGCGGTTACGCGCTCGCCTCGACCTTCGGGCGGGCGGTCTGCTGGGGCACCCAGTTCGTGGCGCTGCTGGTCGTGCCGCGGATGCAGCGGCACGGCGCGACCCGTGCCCTGCTGCGGGCCAGCGCGGTGGTCTTCGGCATCGGCGTGGTCGGCTTCGGCATCGTGGCGATCTCCCCCAGCGGCTGGATCACCGTCGCGGGCGGCGCGGACTACCGGGAGTTCGGCGGCCTGGCGCTGCTGTGCGTGCTGCTCGGGATCGCCTGGGCGGTCGCGCAGGTCTGGTTGTTCAGCGAGATGAGCACCAACACCGGCGCGTTGGGCGCGCTGACCTGGGGCGTCATCGTCGCCGAGTGCCTTGCGCTGGCGCTCTGGTGGCACGACTCCCCCGAGCAGATCGCGATCGTCTGCCTCGTCGGCGCGCTGGTGATCGCGCTCGGCGGGCTGCTGCGGGTGACCCTGCAGCACCGCACCCGCATCGAGCTGACCGAGGAGTCGGCGGTCGCGGTCGCCGACCGCGCCTGAGCGGCCGGCTCAGCCCACCCACACGGTGGTCACCGTGTCCGGTGCGCCGTGGAATCTCACCTGCCCGAGCCTGATGCCGCCCTGGGGCGCCGGACCCGCGGCCTTGCCGTTCACGATGTCGATCAGCACGATCTGGACCGCCGCCCTCGGCGCCCGGTCGCGCAGCCGGAAGTCGGTGTCCTCGGGCTGGGGCCAGGGGGTGAGCGCATAGGTCGGGTAGCCCGCCGCGGGCAGCAGGTAGGCCAGCGCCTGGGTGAGGCTGGCAAAGGGCAGGAAGCCGTCGCCGTCGACCCGCACGGGCGTGCCGGGTGGCACGTGCTTGCGCAGGTAGCCCACCGCGAGCGAACCGACGCCTCGCGCCTGGTCCGAGTCGTCCCACTTGTAGCTGCCGAGCCCGGCGACGCCCACGAGCAGGCTGACCACCACGAGCGCGGCGGCGACCGCCGAGGGTGCCCGGCCGGGGCCGGTGGTGCCGAGCCGCCCGAGCAGCGCCGTGAGGTGGGGCCACGCCGCGAGCAGCAGCACCGACCAGCCGAACGCGACGATCGCGAGCAGCGCGACGAACCAGTAGGTCGGCACGTAACCGGCCCTGATGTTCCAGGTCGACAGCCCGAAGGAGACGAAGGCGAGCACCCAGACGACGCCCCCGGTGCCGACCACGCCGAGTCGCACGCGGCGTCCGGAGCGCCGGGCGGCGACGAGCGCGACCAGCTCACGCACCAGCAGCGCGACCATTGCGAGCGCGAACACCACGCCGCACACCACCGTGACCGCGGTCGGGGACGGCATCGCCACCGCCCGCGCGAAGGGATAGAGGCCGGGCAGCGGCGTCAGGCCGCTCAGCACCGCGCCGGTGATGTCGAGGGTGCCGATGCGCGCCCCGGCCCCGCCGCTGGTGGCGTATGACGCGAGCTGCTGCAGGTTGTTGGGCCGGTGCTGACCGAGCTCGACCAGGCTCGGCAGCCACACCAGCAGCAACGCCCCGGCCGCGACGAAGCCACCGATCACGCTGCGGCGAAAGCGCGTCGACTCGATGCCCGCGCGCACGCGGACCGCGCCCACCACGAGCAGCACCGCGCTCAGCGCCCCGACGAGCACGACGTTGGCCAGGTTGGCCTGCGCCACGTAGGAGGCCGCCACGACATACAGCCAGGCGGGAGTGGGGCGGCGGGCCAGCAACGCCCAGGCGCAGAGCAGCATCAGCAGCGCGGGGAAGGCGGCCGGGTAGGGGTTCAGCGGGCGCACCACGCCGCCGATGCCGAGCAGACCCTGCATGCAGACGGCCGCGCCGGTCATGATCAGCAGCAGGGGCGTCCCGCCGATGCGGCGCGCCACCCAGAGGCAGCCGAGCGCCGATGCCGCCACGATGGCGAGGCTGCCGAGCAGGATGCCGGCCGGGCGCTCACCGACCAGCACGTTGAAGGGTGCCATCAGGTAGAACTGCATCGGCCCGGGCTGGTGGGCCGCAAGGGCCGGGTCGGTGACCCCGGTCGTGGAGCGCATGCCCATCGTGGGCGGATGCGCGCTGAAGACGTCGTGCACCTTGGCGGCCAGCAGGCCCTCGTCGCCCTGCGGGGTCCAGCCCCCGACGACCAGCCGGACATACGCGATCACCATGGGCGCCAGCACCGCGCACCCGCACGCGGCGCCGACCAGCTTGCGGCCGCGCGAGGCGGCCGCGTCGATCCTCGTGCTCAGCTCCCCCGAACCCAAGAAATCAGCCTCCGTCGATCGCCCGTGACCGGCCCATCACCACGCCCGCGACCTTCTTGGCCACTCCCGGGAAGCGGCTGCCGACCGCCCACGCGGCACTGTTGAGCTGCTTCTGCAGCGTCGTCTGGTAGACCCGCAGCGCCTCGTCGGCCTTGCTGAGCCCCCGCTTGGCCCCAGTGCGGCGGAAGACCAGCGCGTGCAGCCCGTTGGCCCACCGCGGGTCGTCGGCGTGCGCTGCGTCCCAGGTGGCGACGATCTGCCAGCCGGGGTGCCGGCGCAGGAACATCCGGTGCGCGCGCTGCACGACCGGCCAGGTCGCGTCGTCGACCAGCACCAGCGCCTCGTCGGCGAGCAGCGGCTCGGCCACCGCAAGGGCCAGGTAGTGCGCCAGGACGGTGTGTTCGCCGTCGTAGAAGTAGATGCCGACCGGCTTGTCGATCAGGCCCGGCTGCGCCATCAGCTTGAAGCAATCGCCTTCCAGCAGGTGCACTGTCGCGCCCCCGGCACGGGTGCGCAGATTGTCCTGGAGTTCGGCCCGAGCCTCCTGGCCCGCCATCCCGAACTCCAGGAAGTTCTCCATCGCGTAGAACGTCTTGTCGGCGTTGCCCTGGGTGGCGCCGACCAGCGAGCGGCCCTTGAACGTGCCGACCTCGAGGTAGGCCTCGTCGTCCGGCAGCAGCGACGCGGCCAGGTTGAGCACCGCGAGCTCGTTGGGGCTGGTGAAGCCGGTGACCTCCGCACCGATCTGCGCCCAGCGCGGGTCGGTCGGGTCGGTGTCCTGCGGGTCACCCGGGAAGACGGTGCCGAGGGCGTCGAAGAATCGCGAGGTCTGCATGAGCGCACAGAGTAACGCTGATCACACCAAAAGTTACCGACGGGTCAGGAGCGTCTCATTGCGACACCGACCGGCTGGGCAGGGCGGGGCCGTAGAGGCGTTGCAATTGCGGCGTGAAGTGCCGCCACCAGGTGGCGGTGCCGGCCTTGTCGAAGTGCACCCCGTCGGGCCGCAGCACCTGCCCGTCGATGGTCGCCCGGTAGCGGCCGCCTGGGCAGAGCCAGGCCCGCTGCTCCAGCACGGCGGTCTTGGGGTGGGTGCGCGCGACCTCGGCGATGACGTCGTTGACGGCCTGTTGCCGCCGGGGGTCGTTCTGTTCGGTGGCACTCAGCGCGTCCAGCCGCTGGTTGACGCCGGGCAGCGCCGCCGCGCCGGTCGCACCGCGCCGGTCGTAGCAGGGCACGTCGGCAAGGGCCACGGGGAACTGGCCGTTGCCGCCCGCGACGTCCACCGCCCGGCCGTATGCCGCGACCATCGCGCTGCGCCACTGCGGCGTGCCGACGGTCAGCAGCCTGCCGTCCACCCACCGGTCGAAGAGTTCGGCCGAGCCCGACATCACGATCGCGAGGCGTGGCCGGGTCTCGCGCACGAGCGCCGACCAGCGTGGCGCCCAGCCCGTGCACTGCGGGGCCACCCCGGTGCGTTCGCCGGCGACCTGCAGGTCCTGGGGCACCGCGACACCGCACCCGAGCTGGGTGCTGGAGCCGACGCTCAGCTGCGGGAAGTCCCGCTGCGGGAAGTACTTCCAGAGGGTGAACGCGACGGAGTCGCCGAAGACGTCGACCCGGTCCTGCCCCGGACGCATCGGCCCGGTCACCGTGCTGATGCTGCCGGGCAGGGCGGTGCCGAAGATCGGGTCACGCGCGCCCGCGGTCGACACGAAGGACGCGGTCAGGCCGACCGCCAGCGCCGTACCCGCCGCGATGACGCCGCCGTGCGGGAGGAGCCGGCGCAGCGCACGCCGGCGTATCGGTCGCTCGACCGCCCAGTCGAAGGCGAACGCGACCACAAACACCACGACCATCCGCAACGCCACCAGCGGCACTCCGGTGAGGCCGGTGCGTTCGGGGTCGAGGATCAGGAAGAGCGGCCAGTGCCAGATGTAGAGGCCGTAGACCCGCTTGCCGATCTCGACGATCGGCCGCCAGGACAGCGCCCGGGCGATGCGGCCGTCCGGGGAGACGGCCAGCTGCCAGCCGAGGCTGATCGCGGCGAGGCCGGTGACGAAGAAACCGCCGTAGAAGACCCACTGGCTGCGGTCGTCGACGAAGAACGGCGCGAGGAAGAACCAGCCGAGCCCCGCGGTCGCCGCGGCCGCCGCCAGCGTGGTGACCTTGATCGGCAGACCGGCCAGCACGATCGAGCGGCGGGCGCGCCCGCTGCGTCGTTGCCGGTCGGCGGCGATCTTGAGGCCGACCGCGAGCGCGCAGCCGAGCAGCAGCGCTTGCGCCCGGGTGAACGAGTTGTAGTAGACGTTCGAGGGGTCGGTGTAGGGCTGGTAGAGCACGGCCATGAGCACGGCCGACCCGGCGGCCAGCGCCACCAGCACCGTCGGCAGGAAGCGCAGCCGTCCGCCGCGCAGGGTGAGCCAGCCGAGGAGGAACAGCGGCCAGACGACGTAGAACTGCTCCTCGATCGACAGCGACCAGGTGTGCAGCAGCGGCGACACGGTCGAGCCGGTCTGGAAGTAGGACTGGTCCTCGTGCAGGAAGCGCCAGTTGGACCAGAACGTCAGCGCCGAGACCATGTCCCACCGGAACCGGCCGAGCGTGGTCGGGTCGGCGAGCCACTTGGCGTATGCCGCGGCGAGCAGCACCACGCCCACCATCGCCGGCAGCAGCCGGCGGGCCCGCCCGGACCAGAACTCCAGCAGCGGCACCGTCCCCCACCGGTCGTACTGCCGCAGCAGCAGCGAGGTGATCAGGTAACCGCTCAGCGCGAAGAACATGTCGATCGCGAGGAACGACCCGGCGAGGGCGCTCCAGCCGGCGTGGTAGAGCAGGACGATCAGCACGCCGATGCCGCGGATGCCGTCGACGGCCGGCTGGTAGTGCATGGCGTTACGGGCGGTGCTGCCCCCGGTGGCCTGGGCGCTCACGAGCCGCCCTTGCCGATGTGCAGCACCGAGGTCAGCAGCCACGCCCACACGCTCGGGGTGATCTGCTCGGAGAAGTGGATGCCGTCGCCGTAGACCGGCATGCCGGGCAGCGTGCGTGGGCGGCCGCCGGCGCAGACGGCCGACCGGACGTCGGCGACCGGGACGTTGCGGCGCCCGGCCCAGGAGGCGAGGTAGGCGTCGATGCGGTCGGCACTCTTCAGCTCCGCGAGCACTTTCGGGTCCTTCTCGCGCAGCGCGGTGAGCAACTCGTTGGCGGCCGGGATCGAGGAGTCGTCACGGCACGACTGGTTGGCGATCACCACGCGCATGCCGGCCCGCTCCCCCGCCGAGCGCACCCGGTCCAGCGCCGCCCCGATCGCGGCCTCGAACGCCGGGTCGCCCCACCACCGTCGCGCGCCGTCGATCGTGTGCCGGAAGCCGATCAGCACGCTCGGAAAGATCACCAGCACGTCGGCGTCGGAGGCCCGCAACCGCTGCTCGAGCTTCTTCTTCCCGT
It encodes:
- a CDS encoding alpha-(1->3)-arabinofuranosyltransferase domain-containing protein; translation: MRRPVTAYRLTVAGLTLVLALIVALNGLGSFHTDIKPEVYLAPGRMIGQYLSAWTSSPYLGSPNFNVGLVPVLLVTAALRGIGLSPEWTFKIFHFALWLATAWGTARLTRRLVPRAGQWGGLAAGVVMLANPYTVQAGTTLAIALPMALLPWNVLVFVRAVQRPAAGRWWSPGNWAWPAVFGLTFFAMSGMNVAVVPLFGLLALLPICVAALRVWRTPWQHLVAVLGRCALFVVGVSVYWLVPGAGAISTGNQIVGESETLTGIAKVSSYPEVLRGVGLWSLYGQDSHGAWVPQDAVYLTSPVVMVLTILWPALALVSMRWLRGAARIFAALSVAIAAVLMVGVFPSAARPASPFGYVYQWFLDLPAMGAFRTTNKVGAVLALGFALAIAAGVVAVAPRLMRREGLAPITGALAALLVFAWTLPALTNRLYTSPMDIPAYWKNAAASINKGDPRAGVLFMPGQTRPAYRWTVDRPDDVANSLFTRQVVIPETTPNASAPGGNFLQSLDATVQNSVVPPGTMSTYARYLGADTVLMRHDTIWEDTGGLRPAQLAGITNEDKGLRGVRNFGSEGEWVFAGNTDAISAGEQLLPPLQQYAVTDPRTSLRVEPADNSLVVAGDGWSVPAMVAGGLLGATPSFRYAQDLSPAQLAASLGGDHTLVLTDTNARRDAITNRLANNEGALLAADQPLGATRTLGDNPADQTVLQRDGALVSATSQGGAFFDLPYAVPENALDGDPDTAWLFGDFDRGAGNALTITQPAPVRLNTMRIKQAQVGTSRIDKVTVRAGGNAVTKRLPDAGYADFDLGGVSAKTVTVTVDSTRGGGYNLVGISDIQMPGQLARRVARTPLTYDALYAGLTPAQRAEFDATPLHVLLTRQQGSSSTSDDAETALRRQVSLPDDRTFDSTAAIRVTGSFDAVYDQLAGYPSTQSARSSGFYFSNPDVRASAAADADGATAWQPGSNLADAWWQIGGPEREISSVRITQRPGNGNPDGRDNAYARRVTISVDGKNVASGTLDRDGTTDIAVPEVDGKPLRGSTVRMTVDDTAGKRGGIPPKFPTIDTGMTMGPAIVPGPIAAAGPEDPRCVQVATVDGKPLRMRPAGQLQGPTTQGGDWVGCGTLRLTKGQHRIEPVSGFTLDSLQFDDDYDRAAAKPAQPVTTVRDDSATHKLLTVTTSGPATVVLGQSIAGGWRATANGKDLGPAQLVDGYSAGWSLPKAGKYTIEIRYTPQLIADIALGVSVFTVFGAVALAVFPFFRRKWGSGAGRPERDDDTAGDNTAGDDTARDDGAVAGSAAARAHAPAHRPAHAASRETAAGAARPGILARVRGRLPRPVLEVTLVLLGGFFVGWAGLVAGAAVVVLLRRRPVPSWWLQAAGAVLLLASMAVYLVALGDLRGQISADGVTKSMWPHYLAGAGLVIGLAGALRERIAAPVESTHPEDDPT
- a CDS encoding oligosaccharide flippase family protein, whose translation is MSDRPRRRPAVRKTALGALLGIAMGLSNVLGYLVVMLLSRPLGPAAFGGYTALSTYGVLLSIPAGVFQVVVARRLSGNDSNHTNNSTHGDTGNPATSAIGPALLIGAGCFVLTAAIAPLLSRLFHLPSAAPVLLGAMLVPMMVTGCFQGMLLGRHRLRALSALYLVTALTRVVAAVVCAARGFGVTQVFAAMLVAGSVSALFGAWLCRADLRSLPMTGHELAGEMLRSNSTLAAYIALTNVDVLFARHFLTPHDSGGYALASTFGRAVCWGTQFVALLVVPRMQRHGATRALLRASAVVFGIGVVGFGIVAISPSGWITVAGGADYREFGGLALLCVLLGIAWAVAQVWLFSEMSTNTGALGALTWGVIVAECLALALWWHDSPEQIAIVCLVGALVIALGGLLRVTLQHRTRIELTEESAVAVADRA
- a CDS encoding glycosyltransferase — protein: MSEEPLVSVVVPTRNNARTIGACLASVRAQTYPRIELIVVDNHSTDETASIAREFADETFTGGPERSAQRNLGIAEATGQWVLWLDSDMVLPPRSVEVAVATALRSGATGVALPERTIGSGFWTACRALERECYLDQPWLHNPRLVRRDYLLGDGGFHLAMSGPEDADLRLRMRSEGRRIELAPIIVDHDEGRLTVGDVLSKRYYYGRSIPAFAGQHDGAVGKQGRAVLKAYAANWRRLAADPAHAGGMVVLRSLEAVGYALGARRGRRDRAEATR
- a CDS encoding acyltransferase family protein, with the protein product MSAQATGGSTARNAMHYQPAVDGIRGIGVLIVLLYHAGWSALAGSFLAIDMFFALSGYLITSLLLRQYDRWGTVPLLEFWSGRARRLLPAMVGVVLLAAAYAKWLADPTTLGRFRWDMVSALTFWSNWRFLHEDQSYFQTGSTVSPLLHTWSLSIEEQFYVVWPLFLLGWLTLRGGRLRFLPTVLVALAAGSAVLMAVLYQPYTDPSNVYYNSFTRAQALLLGCALAVGLKIAADRQRRSGRARRSIVLAGLPIKVTTLAAAAATAGLGWFFLAPFFVDDRSQWVFYGGFFVTGLAAISLGWQLAVSPDGRIARALSWRPIVEIGKRVYGLYIWHWPLFLILDPERTGLTGVPLVALRMVVVFVVAFAFDWAVERPIRRRALRRLLPHGGVIAAGTALAVGLTASFVSTAGARDPIFGTALPGSISTVTGPMRPGQDRVDVFGDSVAFTLWKYFPQRDFPQLSVGSSTQLGCGVAVPQDLQVAGERTGVAPQCTGWAPRWSALVRETRPRLAIVMSGSAELFDRWVDGRLLTVGTPQWRSAMVAAYGRAVDVAGGNGQFPVALADVPCYDRRGATGAAALPGVNQRLDALSATEQNDPRRQQAVNDVIAEVARTHPKTAVLEQRAWLCPGGRYRATIDGQVLRPDGVHFDKAGTATWWRHFTPQLQRLYGPALPSRSVSQ
- a CDS encoding class I SAM-dependent methyltransferase — its product is MQTSRFFDALGTVFPGDPQDTDPTDPRWAQIGAEVTGFTSPNELAVLNLAASLLPDDEAYLEVGTFKGRSLVGATQGNADKTFYAMENFLEFGMAGQEARAELQDNLRTRAGGATVHLLEGDCFKLMAQPGLIDKPVGIYFYDGEHTVLAHYLALAVAEPLLADEALVLVDDATWPVVQRAHRMFLRRHPGWQIVATWDAAHADDPRWANGLHALVFRRTGAKRGLSKADEALRVYQTTLQKQLNSAAWAVGSRFPGVAKKVAGVVMGRSRAIDGG